Genomic window (Sphingomonas sp. HF-S4):
GAGCTTGTCGAAGGGCCGTCCTTCTTTCTTCCGAAGTGGGCAGACGAACGGTGCTTCGACAAGCTCAGCACGAACGGGATGGGTTATTCCGCCGCCGCAGCCCCGCCGGCCGCAGTCGGTGGTCCCGAGGCCGCCGGGCTGCAGCTATACACCAGCTTCTCGTTATAGACCTGCGGTAGCGCGGCGCGCAGCGCCTGTTGCTGGGTGGCGAGCGCGGCGCGGGCGGCCTGGTCCGCCGAGCACGTCTTGATCGGCACGCTCGATCGGAGCGCGCGGGCCTTCTCCATCTGCGCCGAGGAGAGCAAATAGCGCGTGTTGGTATAGATGCGGCTGCCCGGATCGTAATCGAGCACCGACACCGACTGTTCCTGCTCGGGCACGAGGATGCGCTGCCAGCGGGTGCCCGATTCGGCATATTGGGTACGGCCGTTGATGCAGCCATCGGCACCGATATCGAGATCGACCTTGTCGACCGCGGTGACCGTCACCCGGCTGCGCGCGGGCACCAGCGTGCACACCATCCGGCCGAGCGCCGACTGGCTGGGCACTGCGGGGCCGGCGCTTGCCTTGGGGATGGAGAGGATCTTGGTTTCGTCGAAATCGGGCCGGCTGACGAACAGCGCCACCGCGCCGAGCATCAGCACGCCGCCGCCCGCCGCGAGCCAGATCGCCTCGCGCTGGCGCTCTCGCGAAAGCAGCAGCCCCGCGCCGCCGAGCGCGAGCGCGCCGAGGACCAGCAGCACCGCGGCGCCCGCCATATAGTTCTCGCGCGCCGCCGCGTTGCGTGCGCGCGCCTGGGCAATCGTATCCTCGCGCTCGTCCGCGCTCCTGGCGGCGTCTGCCCGCGCCTTGGCATCGGCTTCGATCCGGGCTTTCTCGTCGGCATCGCGCTCCTGCGCCAATTGCTCCTCGACGCTGGTGCACGGAATGCCGACCGAGGCGAAGGGCTGCTTCGCGCCCTGAAGAAACGCGGCGAGTTCGTTGCCGGCAATTGCGAACGCGAAGGTCGAATCGCCTTCGTCGGCGCGGGTGATCGCCGAATTCACCCCCAGCACCCGGCCGCAGCGATCGAGCAGCGGCCCGCCCGAATTGCCACGTGCGATGCTCGCGGTGTGGAGCAGCACGTTGGTGCCCTGGAGCATGCGGTTGCCCGCGAACCCGCCCTGCGAGCGCACCGGCGATTGCGGCCGGATGAAGTCCGCCGCCGAGCGCGCGGTGGCGAGATCGACATTGCCCGGATAGCCTAGCGCGATCAGGCTCTCGCCATCGGCGGGCAGCCCCGTGAACAGCGTCAGCGGTGATAGCCGCAC
Coding sequences:
- a CDS encoding S1C family serine protease, whose product is MVRRLVMMFVLALAWSTPARADDISASGRGVVRIVTIAVVEDEVVGFGHGSGFAVAPNRVVTNAHVVELADRYPGNVVIGIVPSEGDKSFQGKLVAIDQQRDLALIEFSGVRLSPLTLFTGLPADGESLIALGYPGNVDLATARSAADFIRPQSPVRSQGGFAGNRMLQGTNVLLHTASIARGNSGGPLLDRCGRVLGVNSAITRADEGDSTFAFAIAGNELAAFLQGAKQPFASVGIPCTSVEEQLAQERDADEKARIEADAKARADAARSADEREDTIAQARARNAAARENYMAGAAVLLVLGALALGGAGLLLSRERQREAIWLAAGGGVLMLGAVALFVSRPDFDETKILSIPKASAGPAVPSQSALGRMVCTLVPARSRVTVTAVDKVDLDIGADGCINGRTQYAESGTRWQRILVPEQEQSVSVLDYDPGSRIYTNTRYLLSSAQMEKARALRSSVPIKTCSADQAARAALATQQQALRAALPQVYNEKLVYSCSPAASGPPTAAGGAAAAE